A single region of the Psychrobacter alimentarius genome encodes:
- a CDS encoding acetyl-CoA C-acetyltransferase, translating to MTETAYIYEAIRTPRGKGKKDGALFQASPIWLVRTLLKEMQQRHNLDTSLIDDVVLGCVTPVGEQGSDIARIAVIDAGWAQSVAGMTLSRFCASGLESINLAAAKVMSGMEDMVVAGGVESMSRVPMGSDGGAWYMDPRVNEATHFVPQGVGADTIATLKGFSRTDVDAFATESHRRAAHAWSEGYYDKSVVPVTDINGMMLLAKDETVRPNTNVETLAGLKPSFIVPGKMGFDSVILDRYTTIEAVNHVHHAGNSSGIVDGAAICLVGSAAAGQKAGLKPRAKITMASVTGSEPAIMLTGPTPACQKALKKAGMQASDIDLWEINEAFAAVPLNTADDFDLSLDRVNVNGGAIAMGHPLGATGAMLMTTVLDELERRDLKTAMITLCVGGGMGIATIIERV from the coding sequence ATGACTGAGACTGCTTACATTTATGAGGCTATTCGCACCCCGCGCGGCAAAGGAAAAAAGGATGGGGCGCTCTTTCAAGCATCGCCAATTTGGCTGGTACGTACTTTGCTAAAAGAGATGCAGCAGCGGCATAATTTAGATACCAGCTTGATAGATGATGTGGTGCTGGGCTGCGTGACACCAGTCGGCGAGCAAGGCTCTGATATTGCTCGTATCGCGGTCATTGATGCTGGCTGGGCGCAAAGTGTGGCAGGCATGACATTATCTCGGTTTTGCGCCTCTGGTCTTGAGTCTATCAATCTGGCTGCTGCCAAAGTCATGTCGGGCATGGAGGATATGGTGGTGGCAGGCGGTGTTGAGTCCATGAGCCGTGTCCCGATGGGTTCTGATGGCGGTGCTTGGTACATGGATCCACGAGTCAATGAAGCGACTCATTTTGTCCCGCAAGGAGTTGGTGCAGATACCATCGCAACGCTCAAAGGCTTTAGTCGTACTGACGTTGATGCATTTGCCACTGAGTCACATCGCCGTGCTGCTCATGCTTGGAGTGAGGGCTATTATGACAAATCGGTCGTTCCAGTTACTGATATCAATGGCATGATGCTGCTTGCTAAAGATGAAACCGTCCGTCCTAATACCAATGTCGAGACCTTAGCTGGGCTAAAACCTTCTTTTATTGTGCCCGGCAAAATGGGCTTTGATAGTGTGATATTAGACAGATACACCACAATTGAAGCCGTGAACCATGTACATCACGCTGGCAACTCTTCTGGTATCGTTGATGGGGCTGCAATCTGCTTAGTCGGCAGCGCAGCAGCTGGTCAAAAAGCTGGTCTTAAACCACGTGCCAAAATCACAATGGCCTCAGTCACTGGCTCAGAGCCAGCTATTATGCTGACAGGCCCCACGCCCGCGTGTCAAAAAGCGCTCAAAAAAGCAGGTATGCAGGCTTCAGATATCGACCTCTGGGAGATTAATGAGGCGTTTGCAGCCGTACCGCTCAATACCGCCGATGATTTCGATCTTTCACTTGATAGGGTTAACGTCAATGGGGGTGCGATTGCTATGGGTCATCCGCTTGGCGCAACGGGAGCGATGCTCATGACCACTGTCCTTGATGAGTTAGAACGTCGTGATTTAAAAACCGCGATGATTACGCTGTGTGTGGGTGGCGGTATGGGGATTGCCACTATCATCGAGCGGGTTTAA
- a CDS encoding acyl-CoA dehydrogenase family protein has translation MSIEKFVPNWMTEEHQMVYDSALKMFKSWEPKDEEWRKNGMIDRAAWEEAGAMGFLCASIPEEYGGGGGDFGHEAALLYAQAEANQSGFGGMVHSGIVAPYILAHGTDEQKKAWLPKMATGEYVAAIAMTEPGTGSDLQNIKTYAVKDGEDYIINGSKTFITNGQHANLILLACKTDREKGAQGVSLIVVETDQVTGFERGRNLDKIGLTSQDTSELFFSNVRVPQKSLLGTVEGMGFIQIMQELPRERLIIALSGVGAMKLAINLTLEYVKGREAFGKPIWAFQNTRFKMAECYADYLAASSMCDAAVDAMLEGKLTAPHASLIKYWVTQKQCEVIDECVQLFGGYGYMTEYPIARLYADARVQKIYGGTNEIMKELASRFM, from the coding sequence ATGAGTATCGAAAAATTTGTGCCAAACTGGATGACCGAAGAGCATCAAATGGTTTATGACAGTGCGTTAAAAATGTTTAAAAGCTGGGAGCCAAAGGATGAGGAATGGCGCAAAAACGGCATGATTGACCGTGCAGCGTGGGAAGAGGCGGGTGCAATGGGGTTCTTGTGCGCTTCAATACCAGAGGAGTACGGCGGCGGCGGTGGTGATTTTGGTCATGAAGCAGCACTGCTGTACGCACAGGCCGAAGCCAATCAATCGGGTTTTGGTGGTATGGTGCATTCAGGTATTGTGGCCCCGTATATATTGGCGCACGGTACTGACGAGCAAAAAAAAGCATGGCTACCCAAGATGGCAACTGGAGAATACGTTGCCGCGATTGCCATGACTGAGCCTGGCACTGGCTCAGATTTACAGAATATCAAAACCTATGCCGTAAAGGATGGGGAAGATTATATTATCAATGGCTCAAAAACCTTTATCACAAATGGTCAGCATGCCAATCTTATCTTGCTGGCGTGCAAAACAGACCGCGAAAAAGGCGCGCAAGGTGTTTCATTAATTGTGGTAGAGACCGATCAAGTAACTGGTTTTGAGCGTGGCCGTAATCTTGACAAAATCGGTCTGACCTCTCAAGACACCTCAGAGTTATTTTTTAGCAATGTACGTGTGCCGCAAAAGAGTCTGTTGGGCACAGTCGAGGGCATGGGTTTTATTCAGATAATGCAAGAGCTGCCACGCGAGCGCTTAATCATTGCTTTGTCTGGCGTTGGTGCGATGAAACTGGCAATAAATTTGACGTTAGAGTACGTGAAAGGTCGTGAAGCCTTTGGCAAACCGATTTGGGCGTTTCAAAACACGCGCTTTAAGATGGCAGAATGCTATGCAGATTATCTGGCTGCCAGCAGTATGTGTGACGCTGCTGTCGATGCCATGTTAGAAGGCAAGTTAACCGCCCCACATGCGTCATTGATTAAATACTGGGTAACACAAAAGCAGTGTGAGGTCATCGATGAGTGTGTCCAGCTGTTTGGCGGTTATGGCTATATGACAGAATATCCAATCGCGCGCTTATATGCAGATGCTCGTGTACAAAAAATTTATGGCGGCACCAATGAGATTATGAAAGAGTTGGCATCACGCTTTATGTAA
- a CDS encoding TetR/AcrR family transcriptional regulator yields the protein MTKTTQTSQLVDTRVLALLSDMRPATLDKIEKAVRKVFAGVDSNEVTMAQIAKSANVSLQTLYKYFGDKQTLFYTIMDIVLGRLAIRIMDHLQGIDSVQDRLRKTLWVCFDFVDSHPDAVMVLSSVSASHIRNIAIYENKELIGAFLDVLEDGQNRGVLNDTVPLYILFDVFMGFISRLGLMHIIRQTDTPINAEFDALFNMLWRAISKPV from the coding sequence ATGACTAAGACTACTCAAACGTCTCAACTCGTTGATACTCGAGTGTTAGCACTTTTATCGGATATGCGACCAGCGACGTTAGATAAAATCGAAAAAGCGGTACGTAAAGTGTTCGCTGGCGTTGATTCTAATGAAGTCACTATGGCGCAAATCGCCAAGTCTGCGAATGTTTCTTTGCAAACGCTTTATAAGTACTTTGGTGATAAACAAACGCTTTTTTATACCATCATGGATATTGTGCTGGGTAGATTGGCCATACGCATCATGGATCATTTGCAAGGCATTGATAGTGTGCAAGATCGTCTGCGTAAGACGCTATGGGTATGTTTTGATTTTGTAGATTCACATCCTGATGCAGTCATGGTATTGTCTTCTGTATCAGCATCACACATTCGTAATATTGCCATTTATGAAAATAAAGAACTGATTGGTGCATTTTTAGACGTGTTGGAAGACGGACAAAATCGCGGCGTACTCAACGATACCGTACCGCTATATATACTTTTTGATGTGTTTATGGGCTTTATCAGTCGCCTTGGGTTGATGCATATCATTCGTCAGACTGACACCCCTATCAATGCTGAATTCGATGCCTTATTCAATATGCTGTGGCGAGCCATTTCTAAGCCTGTGTGA
- a CDS encoding HAD family hydrolase — translation MNIALFDFDGTITECDTFTPFIKAAIPRSRMLIGRLLLMPSILAYRTGILSASSIRQQIVYIGLKGFSKTCLETLGKNHANEFLSSVIRANALERIQWHLDSGDRVIVVSASLDVYLRPWCDNIGIELICSQLDNKGDILTGKYHEGDCTGAEKVRRVESLVDLKAYKKIFAYGDTKEDEALLKIADEKYFQWEKI, via the coding sequence ATGAATATAGCGTTGTTTGATTTTGACGGTACGATTACAGAGTGTGACACTTTTACACCTTTTATAAAAGCAGCGATTCCCAGATCTAGAATGCTTATAGGGCGATTACTACTCATGCCTTCTATTCTAGCTTATCGTACTGGTATTTTATCAGCTTCTTCAATCCGTCAGCAAATCGTCTATATTGGCTTAAAAGGGTTTTCTAAAACGTGTTTGGAAACGTTGGGGAAAAACCATGCGAACGAGTTTTTATCTAGTGTTATTAGAGCGAATGCATTAGAGAGAATTCAATGGCATCTTGATTCAGGAGACAGAGTTATTGTTGTGTCTGCCTCACTTGATGTATACCTGAGACCTTGGTGTGACAATATAGGTATTGAGCTTATTTGTAGTCAACTTGATAATAAAGGTGACATACTCACTGGTAAGTATCATGAAGGGGATTGTACAGGAGCTGAAAAGGTTAGACGAGTCGAATCATTAGTAGATCTTAAAGCATATAAAAAAATATTCGCTTATGGAGATACAAAAGAAGATGAGGCACTACTCAAAATAGCTGATGAAAAATACTTTCAGTGGGAAAAAATTTAA
- a CDS encoding sugar transporter — translation MKHTLEASSDARRTQYFQVFLMGVSAFIMNTTEFVPVALLSDIAQDFSITTAETGWMLTLYAWIVAAMSLPLMLLTSRFERKRLLLGLFAVFIVSHILSVFAWSFNVLLISRVGIALSHAIFWSITAAIAIRVAPEGKKAMALSVLATGTSLAMVLGVPLGRVIGQWFGWRATFGGIGVIALIVFILQARLLPTLPSMFEGSFRKIPELLKNPLLVCLYLLILLVFTAHYTAYSYIEPFMRQVGSISENLATFVLLLFGAAGILGSWIFSRWGDRLNTQLMLMSTILMLGSMLVLLLAVTSVWALSLIALLWGAALMLLIITMQAKVIMVDVNAQDMLMSMFSGIINLGIGAGALFGGYAVTHISISSVGYVGAAIASIALLLMLFMIKRFPELSKRLG, via the coding sequence ATGAAACACACCCTTGAGGCGAGCTCAGATGCTCGCCGCACTCAGTATTTTCAAGTATTTTTGATGGGCGTTAGCGCATTTATCATGAATACCACAGAATTCGTTCCTGTCGCATTGTTAAGTGACATTGCGCAAGATTTCTCAATCACCACGGCAGAAACAGGCTGGATGTTGACACTCTATGCTTGGATTGTCGCAGCGATGTCATTGCCACTTATGCTGCTGACCAGTCGATTTGAGCGCAAGCGTTTGCTTTTGGGCTTATTCGCTGTCTTCATTGTCAGCCACATCCTCTCTGTTTTTGCGTGGAGTTTTAATGTCTTGCTGATCAGTCGCGTTGGTATCGCGCTATCTCATGCGATATTTTGGTCAATCACGGCGGCGATCGCTATACGTGTGGCACCAGAAGGCAAAAAAGCGATGGCGCTTAGTGTACTGGCAACCGGTACGTCATTGGCCATGGTACTGGGTGTACCTTTAGGACGAGTGATTGGTCAATGGTTTGGCTGGCGCGCGACCTTTGGTGGTATTGGCGTAATTGCGCTCATCGTTTTTATTCTCCAAGCGAGGCTTTTGCCAACTCTGCCAAGTATGTTTGAAGGGTCTTTTAGAAAAATCCCAGAATTGCTCAAAAACCCATTATTGGTCTGCTTGTATTTGCTTATCTTACTCGTCTTTACGGCACACTACACCGCTTACTCATACATTGAGCCGTTTATGCGTCAAGTCGGCTCCATTAGTGAGAATTTAGCCACTTTCGTCCTGTTACTGTTCGGTGCCGCTGGTATTTTAGGCAGTTGGATATTCAGTCGCTGGGGAGATCGCTTAAATACTCAGTTGATGCTAATGTCGACGATACTGATGCTCGGCTCGATGCTTGTGCTATTGCTGGCCGTCACCTCGGTATGGGCGCTTAGCCTGATTGCGTTACTTTGGGGAGCCGCGCTGATGTTGCTTATCATCACCATGCAAGCCAAAGTCATCATGGTGGATGTGAATGCGCAAGACATGCTGATGTCAATGTTCTCAGGTATTATCAATTTGGGTATTGGTGCGGGCGCGTTATTCGGCGGTTATGCAGTGACGCATATCTCTATATCAAGCGTGGGCTACGTTGGGGCGGCGATTGCTAGCATCGCCCTACTATTGATGTTATTTATGATCAAGCGCTTCCCTGAGCTGAGTAAAAGACTTGGTTAA
- the arfB gene encoding alternative ribosome rescue aminoacyl-tRNA hydrolase ArfB yields MIFISNTISLNDNDVDISAMRSQGAGGQNVNKVSSAIHLRFDILGSSLTDTQKQRLLDSKDSRITKEGVLIIKAQQFRTQERNKIDAFERLQSFIIKATHVNKTRKPTKPSRNSKRKRVDQKTQRGKTKALRGKVDY; encoded by the coding sequence ATGATTTTTATCAGTAATACCATTAGCCTAAATGATAATGACGTGGACATTAGTGCCATGCGCTCGCAAGGGGCGGGCGGGCAAAATGTCAATAAAGTTTCCTCTGCGATTCATCTGCGCTTTGATATCCTTGGCTCAAGTTTGACCGATACTCAAAAACAGCGTTTGCTGGACAGTAAGGATAGCCGAATCACCAAAGAAGGGGTGCTGATTATCAAGGCCCAGCAGTTTCGTACGCAAGAAAGAAACAAGATTGATGCGTTTGAGCGATTGCAGAGCTTTATCATAAAAGCCACTCATGTGAATAAAACCCGCAAACCCACCAAACCGAGCAGAAATTCCAAGCGCAAGCGCGTGGATCAAAAGACCCAACGCGGCAAGACCAAAGCCTTGCGCGGTAAAGTGGATTATTGA
- a CDS encoding HpcH/HpaI aldolase/citrate lyase family protein yields MSFVSGDNSKVEIFAQNNTWLFVPATRIDRIEKAFASGAAAVIVDLEDAVAQEGKAQAREALKNYYDDQNEKHTYQPIWLRINRAGTEAFFEDLALCQQMPKLAGVLLAKAEQAGDIEHVYQFTGLPVIALIESATGLYQIDSMAKATGLAAFSYGFLDLCNDLRVQVGTPSADLIANQIRYQFIVVSKVHKLAPPIDTIYPDFNDEVGLRTRVQLWSQMGMSGMLCIHPKQVATVQQALQPTDKALEFAKRVIEEYERSGQAVFKIEGEMVDAPVIERSRQLLAQ; encoded by the coding sequence ATGAGTTTTGTCAGTGGCGATAATAGTAAAGTAGAAATTTTTGCTCAAAACAACACATGGCTTTTTGTGCCAGCGACTCGGATTGACCGAATAGAAAAGGCGTTTGCTAGTGGCGCGGCCGCAGTAATCGTGGACTTAGAAGATGCCGTCGCTCAGGAGGGCAAAGCTCAAGCGCGAGAAGCGTTAAAAAATTACTATGACGATCAAAACGAGAAGCACACTTATCAGCCGATTTGGTTGCGTATCAATCGGGCAGGGACTGAGGCGTTTTTTGAAGACTTGGCATTGTGCCAGCAAATGCCCAAGCTGGCGGGCGTCTTATTGGCAAAAGCAGAGCAAGCTGGCGACATCGAGCATGTTTATCAATTCACAGGATTGCCTGTCATTGCACTGATAGAGAGCGCCACTGGCTTATATCAAATCGACAGCATGGCAAAAGCCACTGGTCTTGCTGCCTTCAGTTACGGGTTTTTAGACCTGTGTAATGATTTGCGCGTGCAAGTGGGCACGCCTTCAGCCGACCTTATTGCTAATCAGATTCGTTATCAGTTTATTGTAGTATCAAAGGTACACAAGCTAGCACCGCCGATTGACACCATTTATCCTGATTTTAATGATGAAGTAGGGTTACGCACTCGCGTACAGTTATGGTCACAAATGGGCATGTCAGGAATGCTGTGTATCCATCCCAAGCAAGTGGCTACCGTGCAGCAAGCCTTGCAGCCGACAGACAAAGCGCTTGAGTTTGCCAAGCGTGTGATCGAGGAGTACGAGCGAAGTGGTCAGGCGGTATTTAAAATAGAAGGCGAGATGGTCGATGCACCAGTTATTGAGCGCTCCCGTCAGCTGTTGGCTCAGTAG
- a CDS encoding SDR family oxidoreductase, which translates to MKDLFDLTGKIALVTGASRGIGESIARLLASRGAHVVVSSRKIDACQAVADSIIAEGHKASAFACHVGDMAQIETIFEHIKSEFGQLDILVNNAAANPYYGHILDTDLAAFDKTVEVNIRGYFFMSTAAGKMMREQGGGVILNTASVNGLVAGDKQGIYSITKAAVISMTKAFAKECGPLNIRVNALLPGLTDTKFASALTTNDKVLKMALHAIPLGRVADPDEMAGTVLYLVSDASSYTTGATVVVDGGMLA; encoded by the coding sequence ATGAAAGATTTATTTGATTTAACAGGCAAGATTGCGTTGGTGACGGGCGCGAGTCGCGGTATTGGTGAGTCTATCGCGCGTCTGCTTGCATCGAGAGGGGCGCATGTGGTTGTGTCTAGCCGTAAGATCGATGCTTGCCAAGCGGTTGCCGATAGTATCATTGCTGAGGGTCATAAGGCCAGTGCGTTTGCTTGCCATGTGGGGGATATGGCGCAGATTGAGACGATTTTTGAGCATATCAAAAGTGAGTTTGGTCAGCTTGATATCTTGGTCAATAATGCGGCTGCCAATCCTTATTATGGTCATATCTTGGACACGGATTTGGCCGCTTTTGATAAGACCGTAGAAGTCAATATTCGCGGTTATTTCTTTATGTCGACGGCCGCTGGCAAGATGATGCGTGAACAGGGTGGCGGTGTGATTTTGAACACGGCATCAGTCAACGGTTTGGTCGCAGGGGACAAGCAAGGGATTTATTCAATTACCAAAGCCGCTGTCATTAGTATGACCAAAGCCTTTGCTAAAGAGTGCGGACCTCTAAATATTCGAGTTAACGCTTTATTGCCAGGTTTGACCGATACTAAGTTTGCCTCCGCCCTTACGACCAATGATAAAGTCTTGAAGATGGCGCTGCACGCTATACCATTAGGGCGTGTGGCTGATCCAGATGAAATGGCTGGCACAGTATTGTATTTGGTGTCTGACGCGTCAAGTTATACCACTGGCGCAACCGTGGTCGTCGATGGTGGAATGTTGGCTTAA
- a CDS encoding SDR family NAD(P)-dependent oxidoreductase: MTLSTNGIASDVTGKRILITGGASGIGAASALLLASRGAKVVIGDLAEALGVAVAKQGQEAGNSIVFQKVDVMSGDEVRALFAFAMQELGGLDVVINNAGIDHQPAPMHELSDEDFDRNIAVNLKGVWHCMRAAVTCMASNGGGHVINVASIAGLRSAPMLSAYSAAKHGVMGLTKSAAHEYARVNIRFNAVCPSFIDTPMVRNTMANMTERAQEATIKASPLRRLGEVDEVSGAIAWLASDESTFMNGHAFTLDGGMVA, translated from the coding sequence ATGACATTAAGTACAAATGGAATTGCATCAGACGTGACAGGTAAACGCATTTTAATCACAGGCGGTGCATCAGGCATCGGTGCTGCCAGTGCGCTGCTGCTGGCAAGTCGCGGTGCAAAAGTTGTGATTGGCGATTTGGCAGAAGCACTTGGGGTAGCGGTCGCCAAGCAAGGCCAAGAGGCAGGCAATAGTATTGTTTTTCAAAAGGTGGATGTAATGAGCGGCGATGAGGTGCGTGCGCTGTTTGCTTTTGCCATGCAAGAACTTGGTGGCCTTGATGTCGTGATAAATAATGCGGGTATCGACCATCAGCCTGCGCCCATGCATGAGCTGAGCGATGAAGACTTTGATCGCAATATTGCCGTCAATTTAAAAGGGGTGTGGCACTGTATGCGCGCTGCTGTCACTTGTATGGCATCCAATGGCGGTGGGCATGTGATCAATGTGGCCTCCATCGCAGGCTTGCGCTCCGCGCCCATGCTATCGGCTTATAGTGCTGCCAAACATGGCGTGATGGGGCTGACCAAGTCCGCTGCCCACGAATACGCGCGCGTTAATATTCGCTTTAATGCGGTATGTCCAAGTTTTATCGATACGCCAATGGTACGCAACACCATGGCAAACATGACTGAGCGCGCGCAAGAAGCCACCATCAAAGCCAGTCCGCTACGTCGTCTGGGTGAGGTTGATGAAGTGTCAGGCGCGATTGCATGGCTTGCCAGCGATGAGAGCACATTTATGAATGGTCATGCCTTTACACTCGATGGTGGGATGGTGGCCTAG
- a CDS encoding NADP-dependent oxidoreductase: protein MTSMNKQWRLKTRPVGEPNADTWEYTETEVPTIEDGQLLIKIDYISIDPAMRGWLNDAKSYIAPVKVGDVMRAGTVGEVIDSKHADFAIGDYVSGHNGVQSYAVSDGTGLYKVDPNLAPLSYYLGVLGMPGMTGYFGLLKTGQPKAGETVVVSGAAGAVGSLVGQIAKIKGCRVVGIAGGREKCQFLVDELGFDAAIDYKNEDVKKALKQTCPDGVDVYFDNVGGDILNDVLTQINLRARIVICGAISQYNNTEAVKGPSNYLSLLVNRARMEGIVVFDNVKEYPIAMKEIAGWIQSGDIKVKDHIVNGIDTFPETLMMLFKGENFGKLVLKVEE, encoded by the coding sequence ATGACAAGCATGAATAAGCAATGGCGGCTAAAAACAAGACCCGTGGGTGAACCGAATGCTGACACATGGGAGTATACCGAGACCGAGGTGCCGACCATTGAAGATGGACAGTTACTGATAAAAATCGACTACATCTCTATAGATCCTGCAATGCGTGGGTGGTTGAACGATGCAAAGTCTTACATCGCGCCTGTGAAGGTTGGCGATGTCATGCGTGCAGGCACTGTTGGCGAAGTGATTGACAGTAAGCACGCAGATTTTGCCATTGGTGACTATGTCTCAGGTCACAATGGCGTGCAGTCGTATGCTGTGAGTGACGGTACAGGACTATACAAAGTCGATCCAAATCTTGCACCGCTGTCTTATTATTTGGGCGTTTTGGGTATGCCGGGGATGACAGGGTATTTTGGTTTATTAAAAACAGGTCAACCAAAAGCAGGCGAGACTGTCGTGGTATCAGGCGCTGCGGGTGCTGTCGGTAGCTTGGTCGGTCAAATCGCCAAAATCAAAGGCTGCCGAGTGGTCGGTATCGCAGGCGGTCGTGAGAAATGTCAGTTCTTAGTCGATGAACTTGGCTTTGACGCCGCCATCGATTATAAAAACGAGGACGTAAAAAAAGCCCTCAAACAAACTTGTCCAGATGGGGTCGATGTGTACTTTGACAATGTGGGCGGTGATATCTTAAATGATGTGCTGACTCAGATTAATCTGCGTGCGCGTATCGTCATTTGCGGTGCAATCAGCCAATATAATAATACTGAAGCGGTCAAAGGCCCATCAAACTATCTGTCACTACTGGTCAATCGGGCGCGCATGGAAGGGATTGTGGTATTTGATAATGTTAAAGAATATCCAATTGCTATGAAAGAGATTGCAGGCTGGATTCAATCGGGCGACATCAAAGTCAAAGATCATATCGTTAACGGTATCGATACTTTCCCTGAGACGCTCATGATGCTGTTTAAAGGGGAAAATTTCGGTAAATTGGTTCTCAAGGTAGAGGAATAA
- a CDS encoding acyl-CoA dehydrogenase, which yields MAADTLINDFELPFQLYDVLGAETLTQHPKFAEHSRETFDAVLNTANKMATDLFLPHNHIADKNEPQFEGKKVSMINDVKVAFDAYRESGFIAGRYNFEDGGMQLPETVMTAVAGYFMAANPSTTAYPFLTTAAINVISHFASDEIKAAFMPRMLAGEFTGTMALTEPHAGSSLADIKTTAVKQADGSYRVKGSKIYISGGDHELSDNIVHLVLAKIPGGPGGVKGISLFAVPKYRLNDDLSIGERNDVHLTGLIHKLGYRGATSTALSFGDEGACHGYLIGDEHFGLRYMFKMMNEARIAVGFGAAMIGYRGYQYSLDYAKDRTQGRIAPNNKPEDDATAIIQHGDVKRMLLAQKAYSEGGISLCLYGSNLIDRINTCEDATVKNELSELLDLLTPVLKAWPSEYGPKANDLGIQVLGGAGYTREYHAEQFWRDNRLNPIHEGTNGVQALDLSFRKLWQKGGLGIQILKREITQDLESITTPETAKLAGKLTPYMGELHEVLMHLSKVLQTEKAVTLTGNAQALMNIFASIVVAWIWIRQASKAEQLLGNTDDTEQRDFYQGKIQAAKYFIDWELPLIKRDIAILTNDNAVCTDMQAAWF from the coding sequence ATGGCAGCAGATACCCTTATCAACGACTTTGAATTACCGTTTCAATTGTATGATGTACTGGGTGCTGAAACGCTGACCCAGCATCCCAAATTTGCAGAGCATAGCCGTGAGACGTTTGACGCGGTATTAAATACTGCAAACAAAATGGCAACCGATTTGTTTTTACCGCACAACCATATCGCAGATAAAAACGAGCCGCAGTTCGAGGGCAAAAAAGTCAGCATGATAAACGATGTGAAAGTCGCATTTGATGCGTATCGTGAGTCAGGTTTTATCGCGGGTCGCTATAATTTTGAAGATGGCGGTATGCAGTTGCCTGAGACGGTGATGACGGCAGTGGCAGGCTATTTTATGGCGGCCAATCCTTCAACCACGGCTTATCCTTTTTTGACCACAGCTGCGATTAATGTGATCTCACATTTTGCGAGCGATGAGATCAAAGCTGCTTTTATGCCGCGAATGCTGGCGGGTGAATTTACCGGAACGATGGCATTGACAGAGCCGCATGCTGGCTCGTCGCTTGCAGATATCAAAACCACTGCCGTCAAACAAGCCGACGGTTCGTACCGAGTCAAAGGCAGTAAGATTTATATCTCGGGCGGCGATCATGAGCTGTCTGACAATATCGTCCATTTGGTATTGGCCAAAATCCCTGGTGGCCCTGGCGGTGTCAAAGGGATTTCTTTATTTGCGGTACCAAAGTACCGATTAAACGATGATTTATCCATTGGTGAGCGTAATGATGTTCATCTAACGGGACTCATTCATAAACTGGGTTATAGAGGCGCGACGTCGACAGCATTGAGCTTCGGTGATGAAGGCGCGTGCCATGGTTACCTCATCGGTGATGAGCATTTTGGCCTGCGTTATATGTTTAAGATGATGAATGAGGCGCGTATTGCCGTGGGTTTTGGTGCGGCAATGATTGGTTATCGCGGTTATCAGTATTCGCTAGATTATGCCAAAGACAGAACGCAGGGTCGCATCGCACCAAACAACAAACCTGAGGATGATGCGACGGCGATTATCCAGCACGGTGATGTCAAACGGATGCTACTGGCACAAAAAGCCTATTCTGAAGGTGGCATTTCATTGTGCTTATACGGCTCAAACCTGATCGACCGTATCAATACTTGCGAAGATGCCACAGTAAAAAATGAGCTGTCAGAATTATTGGATTTATTGACGCCAGTATTAAAAGCCTGGCCGTCTGAATATGGGCCTAAAGCCAATGATTTGGGTATTCAAGTATTGGGCGGGGCAGGCTATACCCGCGAGTATCACGCCGAGCAGTTTTGGCGGGACAATCGTCTTAATCCCATTCATGAAGGCACAAATGGCGTGCAAGCATTAGATTTGTCATTTCGCAAGTTATGGCAAAAAGGCGGTCTTGGTATTCAAATCCTAAAACGTGAAATCACACAGGATTTGGAAAGTATCACCACGCCAGAGACGGCGAAGCTGGCAGGTAAATTGACACCTTACATGGGTGAGTTGCATGAAGTTTTGATGCATTTGAGTAAAGTCTTACAAACCGAAAAAGCGGTCACCTTAACAGGCAATGCGCAGGCGCTTATGAATATTTTTGCCTCGATAGTCGTGGCATGGATTTGGATTCGCCAAGCCAGTAAAGCAGAACAGCTGCTGGGCAATACAGACGATACTGAGCAACGAGATTTCTATCAAGGCAAGATACAAGCAGCAAAATATTTTATCGATTGGGAATTACCATTAATCAAACGCGATATCGCAATTTTAACCAATGACAATGCTGTTTGCACAGACATGCAAGCTGCGTGGTTTTAA